In Rosa chinensis cultivar Old Blush chromosome 1, RchiOBHm-V2, whole genome shotgun sequence, a genomic segment contains:
- the LOC112171341 gene encoding cyclic nucleotide-gated ion channel 1: MAVPHATVDMTTVNNSEETFPCSINAMAPQSNSDAAKGKCPILDKILDPKGPFFQKWNMMLVVSCVLAVLLDPLFLYIPILNDDMKCIGLDSNLKIAAVVLRSLTDLVYIVKITFQIYELQKLTAKKIWESCILLVDILAVLPIPQVLIIVFFTKMRGSGLNTIIMNFLVLIQYVPRVICIYYACKEFEIPSSLKKWESWLNGGLIFFMYILASNPGSSTGDVQEAIEDVAWSSLSAPAELGRAAAESEQKSTSTGEAVGCSRAHRRVARNLGVAAVGRGRCQRDSGWTLSSSPASCSETWARGRTSPELEIRER, encoded by the exons ATGGCCGTTCCCCACGCAACTGTAGATATGACTACTGTGAACAACTCGGAAGAGACATTCCCATG TAGCATAAATGCTATGGCTCCACAGTCAAACTCAGACGCAGCAAAAGGAAAATGCCCAATACTAGACAAAATTCTGGACCCTAAGGGACCATTCTTTCAAAAGTGGAATATGATGTTAGTAGTATCTTGCGTGCTCGCTGTTTTGCTGGATCCATTGTTCCTCTACATCCCTATCCTAAACGATGACATGAAGTGCATTGGACTAGATTCAAACTTGAAGATAGCAGCTGTGGTTCTACGATCGCTTACCGATCTCGTTTATATAGTCAAAATTACTTTTCAAATCTATGAGCTTCAGAAAT TAACAGCTAAGAAGATTTGGGAGTCATGCATCCTGCTTGTTGACATTTTAGCAGTTCTTCCCATTCCACAG GTACTAATCATCGTTTTCTTTACAAAAATGAGGGGTTCGGGATTGAAtacaattattatgaactttcTCGTTCTAATCCAATATGTGCCACGAGTAATTTGCATCTACTATGCTTGTAAAGAATTTGAAATCCCGAGCTCTCTTAAAAAGTGGGAATCATGGCTTAATGGTGGACTCATTTTCTTCATGTACATCCTTGCTAGCAAT CCTGGGTCGAGCACCGGTGACGTCCAGGAGGCCATCGAAGACGTCGCGTGGTCGTCGTTGTCAGCGCCGGCCGAGCTTGGGCGAGCTGCAGCAGAATCCGAGCAAAAGTCGACCAGCACCGGTGAGGCAGTTGGATGCAGTCGAGCTCACCGGCGAGTTGCACGGAATCTGGGCGTTGCAGCAGTTGGacgcggtcgttgtcagagggACAGCGGTTGGACGTTGTCGAGCTCACCTGCGAGTTGCAGCGAAACCTGGGCGAGAGGTCGAACCTCGCCGGAGTTGGAGATCCGGGagcgatga